CGCCTCGTTCGGCCTGAGCGCGGCGGTCGTCGACAGCGGTCTGGCCGAGGTGATCTCGCGTCACGTCATCGGCGTGTTCGGTGGCTACCATCCGTGGGTCATGCTGGCGGTGATCTACCTGGTCACGGCGCTGTCGACCGAGATGCTGTCGAACAACGCGGCGGCGGCGCTCATCCTGCCCATCGCCATCGAGACCGCCGAGCGGGTGGCCGAGCTGCAGGGCATGCCGGTCGACCCGCGCCCGTACGCTGTCGCCGTGGCCATCGCGGCATCGATGAGCTTCATCACGCCGCTGGGGTATCAGACCAACCTGATGGTCTACGGTCCGGGCGGCTACCGCTTTACCGACTTTGCTCGCCTCGGCGTTCCCCTGGCGGTGTTGTGCTTCGTCGTCGCGATGGTCACCATCCCGATGGTCTGGCAGATCGTGCCCTGACTCCTGCTCCCGCATCCCCTCGCACACCATGTCCGATACCCTCGCCACCCTTCGCCGCATCCTGTCCGAACGCATCATGGTCCTCGACGGCGCCATGGGCACGATGGTG
This portion of the bacterium genome encodes:
- a CDS encoding anion permease is translated as ASFGLSAAVVDSGLAEVISRHVIGVFGGYHPWVMLAVIYLVTALSTEMLSNNAAAALILPIAIETAERVAELQGMPVDPRPYAVAVAIAASMSFITPLGYQTNLMVYGPGGYRFTDFARLGVPLAVLCFVVAMVTIPMVWQIVP